The following proteins are co-located in the uncultured Draconibacterium sp. genome:
- a CDS encoding PepSY-associated TM helix domain-containing protein, producing MKKSRAIKFFKKFHKWLAVIIAVIAILFAASGIVMNHRQTFSSINISRNLLPENYTYSNWNLAGVRGSFNTSDACFIYGNIGIWKSNDKLKTFEDFNQGFPKGIDNRKIYSVKQFKSTLFAGTHMGLFKRSLANGRWEKVNIPVEKERITDIELKDNQLLVLTRHYLLQSSDGIEFEKIQLPEPVDYKRETGLFNTFWELHSGELFGLTGKLLVDLLGLVTILLSVTGLLHFFLPKWIRRKKKQNKPVTNTVSFKKKNLHWHNVAGYVFVLFLVINTFSGMHLRPPLLIAIASKQVGIIPGTHLDSPNPWFDKLRRIYWDSSNRRYLFSTSDGFYFADETLTKKLVPAPSQPPVSVMGCNLLEPVGENQLMVGSFSGMYLWNIRNGMVSDFFSGQACQAPEGMTRPIGVDAVAGFVQTGGKSWWFDYSRGAIEMNTDTNKLTFPEMPDELRKAAPMSLWNVSLEIHTGRIFENLLGMFYILFVPIAGICILLVLLSGFFIWWLVYRKKRK from the coding sequence ATGAAAAAAAGCAGGGCCATAAAGTTTTTCAAAAAATTTCATAAATGGTTGGCAGTTATTATTGCTGTTATCGCCATTCTGTTTGCCGCTTCGGGAATTGTTATGAACCACCGTCAAACGTTTTCGTCAATTAACATTTCACGAAACCTGCTCCCTGAAAATTACACCTACTCCAACTGGAATCTAGCAGGAGTGCGTGGTTCTTTTAATACAAGCGATGCCTGTTTCATTTATGGCAACATTGGCATTTGGAAATCAAACGACAAGCTTAAAACTTTTGAAGATTTTAACCAGGGTTTTCCCAAGGGGATTGATAACCGGAAGATTTATTCGGTAAAACAATTCAAGTCCACCCTATTTGCCGGAACCCACATGGGATTATTTAAACGATCGCTTGCAAATGGTCGTTGGGAAAAAGTAAATATTCCGGTAGAAAAAGAACGAATTACAGACATTGAACTAAAAGACAATCAGCTACTGGTTTTAACCCGGCATTACCTTTTACAAAGTTCCGACGGAATTGAGTTTGAAAAAATTCAGCTACCCGAACCTGTTGATTACAAAAGGGAAACCGGACTTTTTAATACATTTTGGGAATTACACAGTGGCGAATTGTTTGGCTTAACCGGCAAGCTACTGGTTGATTTACTGGGGCTGGTCACTATTTTACTCTCGGTTACAGGTTTGCTCCATTTTTTTCTACCCAAATGGATCAGGCGCAAAAAGAAACAAAATAAACCGGTTACAAATACAGTTTCTTTCAAAAAGAAAAACCTGCACTGGCACAATGTGGCAGGTTATGTATTTGTACTTTTTTTAGTGATCAATACCTTTTCGGGGATGCACCTGCGCCCGCCACTCTTAATTGCCATTGCCAGTAAACAAGTTGGCATTATTCCGGGTACGCATCTCGACAGCCCAAATCCCTGGTTCGATAAATTACGACGCATTTACTGGGACAGCAGCAACCGGCGCTACCTGTTTTCCACTTCCGATGGATTTTATTTTGCAGATGAAACGCTTACAAAAAAACTGGTTCCGGCACCGTCGCAACCTCCTGTTAGCGTAATGGGATGTAACCTTCTGGAACCGGTCGGCGAAAACCAGTTGATGGTTGGATCGTTTAGCGGCATGTATTTGTGGAACATCAGGAACGGAATGGTGAGCGATTTTTTTAGTGGACAAGCCTGCCAGGCTCCCGAAGGAATGACACGCCCCATTGGCGTTGATGCCGTTGCTGGTTTTGTACAAACCGGCGGGAAAAGCTGGTGGTTCGATTACAGCCGTGGTGCAATTGAAATGAATACCGATACAAACAAACTTACTTTTCCGGAAATGCCGGACGAATTGCGCAAGGCAGCTCCCATGTCACTTTGGAACGTATCGCTCGAAATTCACACCGGAAGAATTTTTGAAAACCTGCTGGGTATGTTTTATATTCTTTTTGTACCCATTGCCGGCATTTGTATTTTACTGGTGCTACTAAGCGGTTTTTTTATCTGGTGGCTGGTTTATAGAAAAAAGAGAAAGTAG
- the nrfA gene encoding ammonia-forming cytochrome c nitrite reductase: MTTKSGKKLFLNWGIFIATVIVVFLLGLLASSILERRTEAAYVNVPKNELNQFDPRNEVWGENYPREFQSYYGTADTTFQSKYNGNVMIDMLEVDPRLVVLWAGYGFSKDYNQGRGHYYAVSDVQNTLRTGAPKSKTDGPMPSTCMTCKSPDVPRLMNERGVAQFYTGKWAELGPEVVNPIGCADCHDAKTMNLRISRPALVEAFERQGKDITKASHQEMRSLVCAQCHVEYYFNKKTVEGANYLTFPWDNGYSAEAMEEYYDNIEFSDWTHALSKAPMLKAQHPGYEVYMTGIHAQRGVSCADCHMPYKSEGGQKFTDHKMQSPLNNIANSCQVCHREEAGTLMANVYERQDKIIENRDKLEELVVRAHVEAKKAWDVGATEDQMKDILMGIRHAQWRWDYAAASHGGSFHSPVEIGRVISSGITIAQETRIKLARLLAELGYNEEVPYPNIATKEKAQEFIGLDMDKLNNDKKEFIKTVLPEWEKEAKEREKNYDKIYSTNE, translated from the coding sequence ATGACTACAAAATCAGGAAAAAAACTTTTTTTAAACTGGGGAATTTTTATTGCAACTGTAATTGTTGTGTTTTTACTGGGGCTTTTGGCTTCATCCATTTTAGAACGAAGAACCGAAGCAGCTTATGTTAATGTTCCCAAAAATGAACTTAACCAGTTTGACCCACGGAATGAGGTATGGGGAGAAAATTACCCCCGCGAATTTCAGTCTTATTACGGCACTGCCGATACAACATTCCAGAGTAAGTACAATGGAAATGTTATGATTGATATGCTTGAAGTGGATCCACGCCTTGTTGTTCTGTGGGCTGGATATGGTTTCTCAAAAGATTACAACCAGGGACGAGGACATTATTATGCTGTTAGTGACGTTCAGAACACTTTGCGTACCGGAGCACCAAAATCCAAAACCGATGGCCCGATGCCGTCTACCTGTATGACTTGCAAAAGTCCGGATGTTCCACGATTGATGAATGAACGCGGAGTAGCTCAATTTTACACCGGAAAATGGGCGGAACTGGGCCCTGAAGTTGTGAATCCAATAGGCTGTGCCGACTGCCACGATGCCAAAACCATGAATCTTCGAATCTCTCGCCCAGCGTTGGTTGAAGCCTTTGAACGACAAGGGAAAGACATTACAAAAGCCAGTCATCAGGAAATGCGCAGCCTGGTTTGTGCTCAATGCCATGTTGAATACTATTTCAATAAAAAAACGGTTGAAGGTGCAAACTATCTTACTTTCCCCTGGGATAACGGTTACTCGGCCGAAGCCATGGAAGAATACTACGACAACATAGAATTTTCGGATTGGACACATGCACTTAGCAAGGCGCCCATGTTAAAAGCACAGCATCCGGGTTACGAAGTCTATATGACCGGAATTCATGCACAACGCGGCGTATCTTGTGCCGATTGCCACATGCCTTACAAAAGCGAAGGCGGACAAAAATTTACAGATCATAAAATGCAATCGCCACTTAACAACATTGCCAATTCGTGTCAGGTTTGTCACCGGGAAGAAGCCGGAACTTTAATGGCAAATGTATACGAGCGTCAGGATAAAATTATTGAGAACCGCGACAAACTGGAGGAACTGGTTGTACGTGCGCATGTTGAAGCTAAAAAGGCGTGGGATGTTGGCGCCACTGAAGACCAGATGAAAGACATTTTAATGGGAATAAGGCACGCACAGTGGCGTTGGGATTATGCTGCAGCAAGTCATGGTGGTTCTTTCCATTCGCCTGTTGAAATCGGACGTGTAATTTCCAGCGGTATAACAATTGCCCAGGAAACCCGGATTAAACTGGCTCGTTTATTAGCCGAATTGGGCTACAACGAAGAAGTGCCTTATCCCAACATCGCAACAAAAGAAAAAGCCCAGGAGTTTATTGGTTTAGATATGGATAAACTTAATAATGACAAAAAAGAATTTATAAAAACCGTTCTTCCTGAATGGGAAAAAGAAGCAAAAGAGCGGGAAAAAAATTACGATAAAATCTATTCTACCAACGAATAA
- the nrfH gene encoding cytochrome c nitrite reductase small subunit, translating to MLNKLLPPLKWRFPVLIITSILVGLILFIFYISKTHSYLSDNPETCTNCHIMAPQYATWQHSSHREVAHCNDCHVPHNNVFNKYYFKAKDGLRHATMFTLRLEPQVIFIHEAGQQVVHNNCIRCHEKQITDPKLASSVDSHKAHMQDRPCWECHREIPHGRVNSLSSVPNAQVPLPESPVPDWIKKYVNKN from the coding sequence ATGCTGAACAAACTACTACCTCCTTTAAAATGGAGATTCCCGGTACTCATAATAACGAGCATTCTTGTCGGGCTCATCCTCTTCATCTTTTACATTTCAAAAACACATTCCTACTTGTCCGACAATCCGGAAACATGCACCAACTGTCACATTATGGCACCACAATATGCCACCTGGCAACACAGTTCTCACCGTGAAGTTGCACACTGCAACGACTGTCATGTTCCACACAACAATGTTTTTAATAAATACTATTTCAAAGCAAAAGATGGTTTGCGTCATGCGACCATGTTTACACTTCGTTTGGAGCCTCAGGTAATTTTTATTCACGAAGCCGGGCAGCAGGTAGTACACAACAATTGTATACGATGCCATGAAAAACAAATTACTGATCCAAAACTGGCTTCATCGGTTGATTCGCACAAAGCACACATGCAAGACCGTCCCTGTTGGGAATGCCACCGTGAGATACCTCATGGAAGAGTTAACAGCCTTTCGAGTGTACCCAATGCACAGGTACCACTACCTGAAAGTCCTGTACCCGATTGGATTAAAAAATATGTAAACAAAAATTAA
- a CDS encoding thiamine pyrophosphate-dependent enzyme yields MQKNLFLGVEAIGQGAIDGGISGVYAYPGTPSTEITEFIQESELAAELGIRSKWSSNEKTAYEAALGMSYAGKRTMVCMKHVGLNVAADAFVNSAITGINGGMILTVADDPSMHSSQNEQDSRFYAKFAMIPVLEPSNQQEAYDMVREGFALSEELGVPVMVRITTRLAHSRAGVERRDVLNPNELQLPSDPSQFVLLPAIARRRYKGLLEKQKDFEKAAKKSKYNSITKGSDRSFGIIACGIAYNYLQENYPNGDCPYTVMKLTQYPIPEKMLAKIEKHCEEVLILEEGAPVVEEAVKAAFKKDIKVSGRLSGALPRDGELNADLVAKALGKEVLEGAEIPDVLVNRPPALCQGCGHQDMYKALNEALDTFSKGRVFSDIGCYTLGALPPYKSIYSCVDMGASITMAKGASDAGLIPAVAVIGDSTFTHSGMTGLLDAVNDGSNIVVVISDNESVSMTGGQDSSALGKVESICQGVGVDPKHIRVLVPLKKYHEQMVETFNEELAYNGVSVIVFRRECIQAAAKRMRKAKKIKDNPKKQYS; encoded by the coding sequence ATGCAAAAAAATCTATTTTTAGGTGTTGAAGCCATCGGGCAGGGTGCCATCGATGGTGGAATTTCGGGTGTTTATGCTTATCCGGGGACACCTTCAACCGAAATAACGGAATTTATACAAGAAAGTGAATTGGCGGCTGAGTTGGGAATTCGCAGCAAATGGTCGTCGAATGAAAAAACGGCTTACGAAGCAGCTTTGGGAATGTCGTATGCAGGAAAACGTACCATGGTTTGTATGAAACATGTGGGATTAAATGTTGCTGCCGATGCCTTTGTTAATTCGGCGATTACAGGAATTAACGGAGGTATGATTTTGACCGTTGCTGACGACCCATCGATGCACTCGTCGCAAAACGAGCAGGACTCACGTTTTTATGCCAAGTTTGCTATGATTCCGGTGTTGGAGCCAAGCAACCAGCAGGAAGCTTACGACATGGTTCGCGAAGGATTTGCCTTGTCAGAAGAGTTGGGGGTGCCGGTAATGGTGCGTATTACAACTCGTTTGGCACACTCGAGAGCCGGTGTTGAGCGCCGTGATGTTTTAAACCCGAATGAATTACAGCTGCCATCCGATCCAAGCCAGTTTGTATTGTTGCCTGCCATTGCGCGCCGCCGCTACAAAGGTTTGCTCGAAAAACAAAAGGACTTTGAGAAAGCCGCTAAAAAATCGAAATACAATTCAATTACAAAAGGTTCCGACAGAAGTTTTGGAATTATAGCCTGTGGAATTGCCTACAACTATTTGCAGGAAAATTATCCAAACGGCGATTGTCCATACACTGTAATGAAGCTGACTCAGTATCCGATTCCGGAGAAAATGCTGGCTAAAATAGAAAAACATTGCGAAGAGGTTTTGATTCTGGAAGAAGGAGCACCCGTTGTTGAAGAAGCTGTAAAAGCAGCCTTCAAAAAAGACATAAAAGTATCGGGACGACTGAGTGGAGCACTTCCGCGCGACGGAGAACTTAATGCCGATTTGGTTGCCAAAGCTTTGGGAAAAGAAGTTTTGGAAGGAGCTGAAATTCCGGATGTTTTAGTTAATCGTCCGCCGGCACTTTGCCAGGGATGCGGACACCAGGATATGTACAAAGCGCTGAATGAAGCTTTGGATACGTTTTCGAAGGGCCGCGTATTTTCTGATATTGGTTGTTACACTTTGGGAGCCTTGCCACCTTACAAAAGTATTTATTCGTGTGTCGACATGGGAGCTTCAATTACCATGGCAAAAGGTGCTTCCGATGCAGGTTTAATTCCGGCTGTAGCTGTAATCGGCGATTCCACATTTACGCACTCAGGAATGACAGGTTTGCTGGATGCTGTGAACGACGGTTCAAATATTGTGGTGGTAATTTCCGACAATGAATCAGTGTCAATGACCGGAGGACAGGATTCTTCAGCTTTGGGAAAAGTGGAAAGTATTTGCCAGGGAGTGGGAGTGGATCCAAAACATATACGGGTGTTGGTGCCTCTGAAAAAATACCACGAACAAATGGTGGAAACCTTTAACGAAGAGCTGGCATACAATGGTGTGTCGGTAATTGTATTCCGCCGCGAGTGCATTCAGGCGGCAGCAAAACGTATGCGAAAGGCAAAAAAAATAAAAGACAATCCTAAAAAACAATATAGCTAA
- a CDS encoding indolepyruvate oxidoreductase subunit beta: MKTDIVLAGVGGQGILSIASILGEAALRENLYLKQAETHGMSQRGGAVVSHVRISDDAVASDLIPAGTADIILSVEPMEALRYLPFLKADGYIVTNTTPFKNIPNYPNEEEILAELKKQPRCIAIDADTIASEIGNRRASNMVMLGAATPFIQIAPEKIEAGIQRVFGKKGEDVVNLNLEAFRAGREFALANK, translated from the coding sequence ATGAAAACAGATATCGTATTAGCAGGTGTTGGCGGACAAGGAATTTTATCCATTGCATCGATTTTAGGTGAGGCAGCACTGCGCGAAAATTTATATTTAAAACAAGCCGAAACCCACGGAATGAGCCAGCGGGGAGGAGCAGTTGTATCGCATGTTCGTATTTCCGATGATGCAGTTGCGTCTGATTTAATTCCGGCAGGCACAGCAGATATTATTTTGTCGGTTGAACCGATGGAAGCTTTGCGTTACCTGCCATTTTTAAAAGCAGACGGTTACATTGTTACCAACACTACTCCGTTTAAGAACATTCCGAATTATCCAAATGAAGAGGAAATTTTGGCAGAATTGAAAAAGCAACCCCGATGTATTGCCATCGATGCCGATACCATTGCAAGCGAAATTGGTAATCGCCGTGCTTCGAATATGGTCATGTTGGGAGCGGCAACACCTTTTATTCAAATTGCTCCGGAAAAGATTGAAGCCGGTATTCAACGCGTATTTGGTAAAAAAGGGGAAGATGTTGTAAATTTAAATCTTGAAGCATTTAGAGCCGGACGGGAATTTGCTTTGGCGAATAAATAG
- a CDS encoding MFS transporter, with protein MSEKVPQKKEKPKRSTNRKHTRMAVSMVYFSMGLGFSSWASRIPDIKTALFLNDAMFGSILFALPVGQFLMMPFSGKLVNRYGSHNVLKFSLPAYTIALSTIGLVQHGWQLGIALFLFGVFGNMCNISVNTQGVAAEQLYGRPIMASFHGGWSLAGFTGALIGLILINFKVSPFWHFVLIIAVVWIIVRITYPYLLDSELEKRRTQGRRKFFVKPDSILLQLGVIGFFSMASEGAMFDWSGVYFKDVVDAPSSLVILGYTSFMIMMAAGRFLADILILKMGRKLLMQISGAMISGGLFTAVLFPGLISSTLGFMMVGLGVSSIVPSVYSSAGKHPTIPTGIALATVSSVSFLGFLMGPPLIGFISEAFGLRYSFAVIGVFGIGITLMVAKVKALASE; from the coding sequence ATGTCAGAAAAAGTACCACAAAAAAAAGAAAAACCGAAAAGGTCTACGAATAGGAAGCATACACGAATGGCCGTATCGATGGTCTATTTTAGTATGGGGTTGGGTTTTTCGTCGTGGGCAAGTCGTATCCCCGATATTAAAACTGCGCTTTTTTTAAACGATGCCATGTTTGGTAGTATCCTTTTTGCACTTCCGGTGGGGCAATTTTTAATGATGCCTTTTTCCGGGAAACTGGTAAATCGTTATGGAAGTCATAATGTTTTAAAATTTTCGCTACCGGCATACACCATTGCTTTGAGTACAATTGGATTGGTACAGCACGGCTGGCAACTGGGTATTGCCTTGTTTTTGTTTGGCGTTTTCGGAAACATGTGTAATATTTCGGTGAATACACAAGGTGTTGCTGCCGAACAATTGTACGGGCGGCCAATTATGGCTTCGTTTCATGGGGGTTGGAGTTTGGCCGGATTTACCGGAGCGCTTATTGGTTTAATTCTGATCAACTTTAAAGTCAGTCCCTTTTGGCATTTTGTACTGATAATAGCAGTGGTATGGATTATTGTTCGTATTACATATCCGTATTTACTAGACAGTGAGCTGGAAAAAAGAAGAACTCAGGGACGTCGTAAGTTTTTTGTGAAACCTGACAGCATCCTTTTACAACTTGGGGTGATAGGCTTTTTTAGTATGGCCAGCGAAGGTGCTATGTTCGATTGGAGCGGTGTTTACTTTAAGGATGTGGTTGATGCTCCGTCGTCGCTGGTAATTTTGGGTTATACTTCGTTTATGATAATGATGGCAGCAGGAAGATTTTTAGCAGATATTCTGATTTTAAAAATGGGCAGAAAACTGTTGATGCAAATTTCCGGAGCCATGATTTCGGGAGGACTTTTTACGGCAGTTTTATTTCCAGGATTAATAAGCAGTACGCTCGGCTTTATGATGGTCGGTTTGGGTGTTTCAAGTATTGTCCCATCGGTTTATAGCAGTGCCGGGAAACATCCCACCATTCCTACCGGAATTGCTTTGGCTACTGTTTCCAGTGTAAGTTTTCTTGGCTTTTTAATGGGTCCGCCGCTAATCGGATTTATATCTGAGGCGTTTGGATTACGCTATTCATTTGCTGTAATCGGAGTATTCGGAATTGGAATTACTTTAATGGTTGCAAAAGTTAAAGCCCTGGCAAGCGAATAA
- a CDS encoding phenylacetate--CoA ligase: MRKEFWQEDFEVLGKNDLKRLQVERLNATIEHAARSPYYKALFQQKKIQAGDIKDIAQIRDLPFTTKQDLRENFPYGFLTLPKKEIIRLHSSSGTTGNPTVIFHNRHDLNSWANLMARSLFCAGVRDTDVFQNICGYGLFTGGLGFQYGIETLGALSIPAGAGNSLRQIKLMQDYGTTAAHAIPSYLGRLYEVFQSAGLDPKKDTKLKTLVIGAEPHTDEQRKRIEEMFGVRAFNSFGLSEMNGPGVAFECEYQNGLHIWEDAYVVEIVNPDTLEPVADGEYGELVMTTLDRQSMPLIRYRTRDITRIIPGECECGRTHRRIDRITGRSDDMFIIKGCNVFPMQIEGVLMKIPEVGSDYLITLVTLNGTDEMVVEVEVKKEWFKGDIRRLDNLTKMITAQIRDEVLAKPIVKLVEPGYIPKSEGKAVRVVDNRTNGVKKENISCS, from the coding sequence ATGAGGAAAGAATTTTGGCAGGAGGATTTTGAAGTTTTAGGAAAGAATGACCTTAAAAGATTACAGGTAGAACGATTAAATGCGACAATTGAGCATGCTGCTCGTTCTCCTTATTACAAAGCACTTTTTCAACAAAAAAAAATACAGGCAGGCGATATAAAAGATATTGCTCAGATTCGGGATTTACCGTTTACCACAAAACAGGATTTGCGCGAGAATTTTCCATATGGCTTTTTAACACTGCCCAAAAAGGAAATTATTCGGCTGCACAGTTCCAGTGGAACGACCGGTAATCCGACAGTGATTTTTCACAACCGTCACGATTTAAATTCATGGGCCAACTTAATGGCACGGTCGCTGTTTTGTGCCGGAGTTCGCGATACCGATGTTTTTCAGAATATTTGTGGTTATGGCCTTTTTACAGGAGGTTTGGGTTTTCAGTATGGTATTGAAACCCTGGGTGCTTTGAGTATTCCGGCAGGTGCTGGTAATAGTTTACGTCAGATTAAATTGATGCAGGACTACGGAACTACCGCCGCCCACGCCATTCCAAGTTATTTAGGTCGTTTGTACGAAGTTTTTCAATCGGCCGGACTTGATCCGAAAAAAGATACAAAACTAAAAACACTGGTGATTGGAGCCGAGCCGCACACCGATGAACAGCGCAAACGTATTGAAGAAATGTTTGGGGTACGTGCATTTAACTCGTTTGGTTTGTCGGAAATGAATGGCCCGGGTGTGGCTTTTGAATGCGAATACCAGAACGGTTTGCACATATGGGAAGATGCCTATGTGGTTGAAATTGTAAATCCTGATACGCTGGAACCGGTTGCTGACGGAGAATACGGAGAGTTGGTAATGACAACTTTAGACCGTCAGTCGATGCCGCTGATTCGCTACCGCACACGCGATATCACCCGAATTATTCCCGGGGAATGTGAATGTGGCCGGACTCACCGCCGTATTGACCGGATTACCGGACGTTCGGATGACATGTTTATTATAAAAGGCTGCAACGTATTCCCGATGCAAATTGAAGGAGTGTTAATGAAAATCCCGGAAGTGGGTTCCGACTACCTGATTACACTTGTAACGCTAAACGGTACCGATGAAATGGTAGTGGAAGTGGAAGTAAAAAAGGAGTGGTTTAAAGGAGATATTCGTCGCCTGGATAATTTAACCAAAATGATTACGGCCCAAATTCGCGACGAGGTGCTGGCCAAACCCATTGTAAAACTGGTAGAACCCGGTTATATTCCAAAGTCGGAAGGAAAGGCAGTGCGGGTTGTGGATAACCGGACAAATGGAGTGAAGAAAGAAAATATTAGTTGCAGCTGA
- a CDS encoding symporter small accessory protein — MLGIHDPGIYLGYLFSILGLIACIVYGILNWNKGRETDIDEIQKDLEWESKDEQTKSEI, encoded by the coding sequence ATGCTTGGAATACACGATCCCGGGATCTATCTCGGATACCTTTTTTCAATACTTGGATTAATTGCCTGTATTGTGTACGGAATACTAAATTGGAACAAAGGTAGAGAAACTGATATTGACGAAATTCAGAAAGACCTGGAATGGGAGAGTAAGGATGAACAAACCAAAAGTGAAATTTAA
- a CDS encoding sodium:solute symporter family protein, with amino-acid sequence MNTFVLGLVVVVYLLAIAFLGYRGYKQTKSAKDYLLAGRDIHPFVMAMSYGATFISTSAIIGFGGIAGVYGMGLIWLTALNIIVGVFIAFIFFGRVTRKMGHNLDAHTFPEFLGNRFQSKKIQIISGAIIFISMPLYAAVVLIGGARFIESIFEIDFSLALTFFSIIIAAYVIAGGLKGVMYTDALQGSIMFLSLFFLLIVTYVKLGGVSAAHEALTNMVNLVPESLTAKGHEGWTVFPKMNSAWWWALTTNIILGVGIGVLAQPQLVVRFMTVKSNRELNRAVLIGGIFIFVATGFIFTVGALTNLFFYNESGQLAIQVAQGNVDLIIPEYISAAMPEWFVYLFMLALLSAGMSTLSSQFHTMGTSLGRDFIENVFPNKKIDSMMISKIGIIVAILISIIIGYKLPGSIIARGTAIFFGICAATFLPVYFGALYWKRVTKTAALWSILTGLIASAFSLAFMHVKESEPLGICQAIFGKPTLASDFPWMIVDPILIAMPISIVVLIVVSLTTQKTSDEHLAACYKGIK; translated from the coding sequence ATGAATACATTTGTTTTAGGATTGGTAGTTGTTGTTTATTTACTGGCTATCGCTTTTCTCGGATATCGTGGTTACAAGCAAACCAAAAGTGCAAAAGATTATTTACTGGCAGGTCGCGATATTCATCCCTTTGTAATGGCCATGTCGTATGGTGCTACTTTTATTTCAACTTCAGCGATTATCGGATTTGGAGGAATTGCCGGAGTTTATGGAATGGGACTTATCTGGCTGACTGCCTTAAACATCATTGTGGGGGTTTTTATTGCTTTTATCTTTTTTGGGCGCGTAACCCGAAAAATGGGGCATAATTTGGATGCACACACATTCCCTGAATTTTTAGGAAACCGTTTTCAATCCAAGAAAATACAAATAATAAGTGGTGCAATAATATTTATTTCGATGCCGCTTTATGCTGCGGTTGTTTTAATTGGCGGGGCCCGCTTTATCGAAAGTATTTTTGAGATCGATTTCTCGCTGGCACTTACATTTTTCTCAATTATTATTGCGGCTTATGTAATTGCCGGAGGTTTAAAAGGCGTAATGTACACCGATGCGTTGCAGGGATCAATCATGTTTTTGAGTCTCTTCTTTTTGCTGATTGTAACCTATGTAAAACTGGGCGGTGTTTCTGCTGCGCACGAGGCACTTACCAATATGGTTAACCTGGTACCTGAAAGTTTAACGGCCAAAGGACACGAAGGATGGACTGTTTTTCCAAAAATGAATTCGGCCTGGTGGTGGGCGCTAACTACTAATATTATTTTAGGAGTTGGAATTGGTGTACTGGCACAGCCTCAGTTGGTGGTGCGTTTTATGACCGTTAAAAGTAACCGCGAATTAAACCGGGCGGTTCTAATCGGAGGTATATTTATTTTTGTAGCCACCGGATTTATTTTTACAGTGGGTGCTTTAACCAACCTTTTCTTTTACAACGAATCGGGGCAGTTGGCAATCCAGGTTGCACAAGGAAACGTCGATTTAATTATTCCTGAATACATAAGTGCGGCAATGCCCGAATGGTTTGTGTACCTGTTTATGCTTGCACTGCTTTCGGCAGGAATGTCAACTTTAAGTTCTCAATTTCATACCATGGGAACCTCGCTGGGGCGCGATTTTATCGAAAACGTATTCCCGAATAAAAAGATTGATTCCATGATGATCTCGAAAATAGGAATTATTGTGGCCATTCTCATTAGTATAATTATCGGTTACAAATTGCCCGGAAGTATTATTGCGCGCGGAACAGCCATCTTTTTTGGCATTTGTGCAGCCACATTTTTGCCTGTTTATTTTGGTGCCCTATACTGGAAACGGGTAACAAAAACGGCAGCGCTATGGAGTATTCTTACCGGTTTAATTGCAAGTGCATTTTCTCTTGCATTTATGCATGTAAAAGAATCGGAACCACTGGGAATTTGTCAGGCTATTTTTGGCAAACCAACACTGGCCAGCGATTTTCCCTGGATGATTGTCGATCCGATTTTAATTGCAATGCCAATTTCAATTGTTGTTTTGATCGTTGTTTCCTTAACAACTCAAAAAACGTCCGACGAACATCTGGCAGCTTGTTACAAGGGAATAAAATAG